A section of the Agrococcus sp. SGAir0287 genome encodes:
- a CDS encoding cytidine deaminase: protein MTTAIDWDALHAAAVEANAKAYAPYSGFAVGCAALADDGRVVTGANVENAAYGVTLCAECSMVSALVMGGGGRLVAFTCVDGHGATLMPCGRCRQLLFEHAAPGMLLQTLSGIRTIDEVLPDAFGPTTLDAYRAAD from the coding sequence ATGACGACCGCGATCGACTGGGACGCACTGCACGCGGCCGCCGTCGAGGCGAACGCCAAGGCCTACGCGCCGTACTCGGGCTTCGCCGTCGGATGCGCGGCGCTCGCGGACGACGGCCGCGTCGTGACCGGCGCGAACGTCGAGAACGCCGCGTACGGCGTCACGCTGTGCGCCGAGTGCTCGATGGTCTCCGCGCTCGTGATGGGCGGCGGCGGCCGCCTCGTCGCGTTCACGTGCGTGGATGGCCACGGTGCCACGCTCATGCCGTGCGGCCGGTGCAGGCAGCTGCTGTTCGAGCACGCCGCGCCCGGCATGCTGCTGCAGACGCTGTCGGGCATCCGTACGATCGACGAGGTGCTGCCGGACGCCTTCGGGCCCACGACGCTCGACGCGTACCGCGCAGCCGACTGA
- a CDS encoding thymidine phosphorylase: protein MAEAHDVVDLIRTKRDRGVLTTAEIDWLVDAYTRGYVEDAQMAALAMAILLNGMERREIHDLTQAMIASGERMDFSSLPMPTVDKHSTGGVGDKITLPLMPLVAAFGVAVPQLSGRGLGHTGGTLDKLESIPGWRAALTNDEMLAQLADVGGVICAAGSGLAPADKRLYALRDTTGTVEAIPLIASSIMSKKIAEGTGALVLDVKFGSGAFMREEPRARELAETMVALGTDAGVDTRALLTSMDVPLGLAIGNANEVRESVEVLAGGGPADVVELTVALAREMLAAVGQPDADVEAALADGRAMDRWRRFVVAQGGDPDADLPVANETHTVVAEADGVLARQDALPFGVAAWRLGAGRARATDEVVHAAGIDLHVKPGDAVRAGQPLWTLSADDASRFDRALDALEGAWEVAPVGTPVEALPIVRDRIVASS, encoded by the coding sequence ATGGCAGAGGCGCACGACGTCGTCGACCTCATCCGCACCAAGCGCGATCGCGGGGTGCTCACGACGGCCGAGATCGACTGGCTCGTCGACGCCTACACGCGCGGCTACGTCGAGGACGCGCAGATGGCGGCCCTCGCGATGGCGATCCTGCTGAACGGCATGGAGCGGCGCGAGATCCACGACCTCACGCAGGCGATGATCGCCTCGGGCGAGCGCATGGACTTCTCCTCGCTGCCGATGCCCACGGTCGACAAGCACTCGACGGGCGGCGTCGGGGACAAGATCACGCTGCCGCTCATGCCGCTCGTCGCGGCGTTCGGCGTGGCCGTGCCGCAGCTCTCCGGCCGCGGGCTCGGGCACACGGGCGGCACGCTCGACAAGCTCGAGTCGATCCCCGGCTGGCGCGCGGCGCTGACGAACGACGAGATGCTCGCGCAGCTCGCCGACGTCGGCGGCGTCATCTGCGCGGCCGGCTCCGGCCTCGCGCCCGCCGACAAGCGCCTCTACGCCCTGCGCGACACGACCGGCACCGTCGAGGCGATCCCGCTCATCGCGTCGTCGATCATGTCGAAGAAGATCGCGGAGGGCACGGGCGCGCTCGTGCTCGACGTGAAGTTCGGCTCGGGCGCCTTCATGCGCGAGGAGCCGCGGGCGCGCGAGCTCGCCGAGACGATGGTGGCGCTCGGCACCGACGCCGGCGTCGACACGCGCGCGCTGCTCACGAGCATGGACGTGCCGCTGGGCCTCGCGATCGGCAACGCCAACGAGGTGCGCGAGTCGGTCGAGGTGCTCGCGGGCGGCGGCCCCGCCGACGTCGTCGAGCTCACGGTCGCGCTCGCGCGCGAGATGCTCGCCGCCGTCGGGCAGCCCGACGCCGACGTCGAGGCCGCGCTCGCCGACGGTCGGGCGATGGACCGCTGGCGGCGCTTCGTCGTCGCGCAGGGCGGCGATCCCGACGCGGACCTGCCGGTCGCGAACGAGACGCACACGGTGGTCGCCGAGGCGGACGGCGTGCTGGCACGGCAGGACGCGCTGCCGTTCGGCGTCGCGGCCTGGCGCCTCGGCGCGGGCCGAGCCCGCGCGACCGACGAGGTCGTGCACGCGGCCGGCATCGACCTGCACGTGAAGCCCGGCGACGCCGTGCGCGCCGGTCAGCCGCTCTGGACGCTCTCGGCCGACGACGCCTCCCGCTTCGACCGGGCGCTCGACGCGCTCGAGGGGGCGTGGGAGGTCGCGCCCGTCGGCACGCCCGTCGAGGCGCTGCCGATCGTGCGCGACCGCATCGTCGCCTCGTCCTGA
- a CDS encoding adenosine deaminase, translating into MDRILLDGVDIGALPKVSLHDHLDGGLRPQTIVEIADEIGVDLPASDGESLGEWFAESADSGSLVEYLKTFDVTTAVMQTESALVRVAREFVLDLADDGVVHGEIRWAPEQHLARGLSLDAAVEAVQAGLDEGVALVRSHGRRIQVGQLVSAMRHLDRWTEIAELALRHRDRGVVGFDIAGPEDGFPPSRHSEAFDLLARAHMPVTVHAGEAAGIESIRDALFAGRTLRLGHGVRIAEDLTVDDRGDELLVELGETAEWVRSRQIPLELSPSSNLQTGAIAAFGDDIEDHPFDMLYQLGFRVTVNTDNRLQSDTTLTNELALLAETFDYDLDDLEQLQVNAARSTFLPVEERDDLVEHITDVFDELR; encoded by the coding sequence GTGGACCGCATCCTGCTCGACGGCGTGGACATCGGCGCCCTGCCGAAGGTCAGCCTGCACGACCACCTCGACGGCGGGCTGCGACCGCAGACGATCGTCGAGATCGCCGACGAGATCGGCGTCGACCTCCCCGCGAGCGACGGCGAGTCGCTCGGCGAATGGTTCGCCGAATCGGCCGACTCCGGCTCGCTCGTCGAGTACCTGAAGACCTTCGACGTCACGACCGCCGTCATGCAGACGGAGTCGGCGCTCGTGCGCGTCGCGCGGGAGTTCGTGCTCGACCTCGCCGACGACGGCGTCGTGCACGGCGAGATCCGCTGGGCGCCGGAGCAGCACCTCGCGCGCGGGCTCTCGCTCGACGCCGCCGTGGAGGCGGTGCAGGCGGGCCTCGACGAGGGCGTCGCCCTCGTGCGCTCGCACGGCCGTCGCATCCAGGTCGGGCAGCTCGTCTCGGCCATGCGCCATCTCGACCGGTGGACGGAGATCGCGGAGCTCGCGCTGCGCCACCGCGACCGCGGCGTCGTGGGCTTCGACATCGCCGGCCCCGAGGACGGGTTCCCGCCGTCGCGGCACTCGGAGGCGTTCGACCTCCTCGCGCGCGCCCACATGCCCGTCACGGTGCACGCGGGGGAGGCGGCCGGCATCGAGTCGATCCGCGACGCACTCTTCGCCGGTCGCACCCTGCGCCTCGGCCACGGCGTGCGCATCGCCGAGGACCTCACGGTCGACGACCGCGGCGACGAGCTGCTCGTCGAGCTCGGCGAGACGGCCGAGTGGGTGCGCTCGCGGCAGATCCCGCTCGAGCTGAGCCCCTCGTCGAACCTCCAGACGGGTGCCATCGCCGCGTTCGGCGACGACATCGAGGACCACCCGTTCGACATGCTCTACCAGCTCGGCTTCCGCGTCACGGTGAACACCGACAACCGCCTGCAGTCGGACACCACCCTCACGAACGAGCTCGCGCTGCTGGCCGAAACGTTCGACTACGACCTCGACGACCTCGAGCAGCTGCAGGTGAACGCCGCACGCTCGACGTTCCTGCCCGTCGAGGAGCGCGACGACCTCGTCGAGCACATCACGGACGTCTTCGACGAGCTGCGATGA
- a CDS encoding ABC transporter permease has protein sequence MTAVQTAGLAADDAPEVVRPRSRRVPITYVVLTVVVAIVLVGFGRDGETTLRLSTNADLLQLPDAVLPARITGIVATLLLAAMTGVAIAAHATRRRVGLWLPVVFGVVAVVAFLVWAGATKSIPLPGLLVLTVGLAAPLIFGALGGVISERVGVVNIAIEGQLLSGAFAAAVTSSAIAAGPVGQMGAVGVLVAGAGGILAAMLAAVLVSMVLAAFSIKYYVDQVIVGVVLNVLVLGLTNFLYSSVLTDNPELNNPDRFSRIRIPLLADIPIVGPALFNQTVIVYAMYVAVVVVTFALFRTTWGLRLRALGEHPLAADTVGIRVNRWRFWNVTLAGAIVGIGGAYFTLDSNGSFQRDMTSGLGFIALAAVIFGQWHPVKATLAALLFGFAQALQNVLQSIGSGVPNEFMLMLPYVITILAVAGFIGQSRAPAASGKPYLKS, from the coding sequence ATGACCGCCGTCCAGACCGCTGGCCTCGCAGCCGACGACGCCCCCGAGGTCGTGCGACCGCGCAGCCGACGCGTGCCCATCACCTACGTCGTGCTGACCGTCGTCGTCGCGATCGTGCTCGTCGGCTTCGGCCGCGACGGCGAGACGACGCTGCGCCTGTCGACGAACGCCGACCTGCTGCAGCTGCCCGACGCCGTGCTGCCCGCACGGATCACCGGCATCGTCGCGACGCTGCTGCTCGCCGCGATGACGGGCGTCGCGATCGCAGCGCACGCCACGCGCCGCCGCGTCGGACTCTGGCTGCCCGTCGTCTTCGGCGTCGTCGCCGTCGTGGCCTTCCTCGTGTGGGCGGGCGCGACGAAGTCGATCCCGCTGCCCGGCCTCCTCGTGCTCACGGTCGGCCTCGCAGCACCGCTGATCTTCGGCGCCCTCGGCGGCGTCATCTCCGAGCGCGTCGGCGTCGTGAACATCGCGATCGAGGGCCAGCTGCTCTCGGGTGCGTTCGCGGCGGCGGTGACCTCGTCGGCCATCGCGGCGGGTCCCGTCGGCCAGATGGGCGCCGTGGGCGTGCTCGTCGCCGGCGCGGGCGGCATCCTCGCCGCGATGCTCGCCGCCGTGCTCGTCTCGATGGTGCTCGCGGCCTTCTCGATCAAGTACTACGTCGACCAGGTCATCGTCGGCGTCGTGCTCAACGTGCTCGTGCTGGGCCTGACGAACTTCCTGTACTCGTCGGTGCTGACCGACAACCCGGAGCTCAACAACCCGGATCGGTTCTCGCGCATCCGCATCCCGCTGCTCGCGGACATCCCGATCGTCGGGCCCGCCCTCTTCAACCAGACCGTCATCGTGTACGCGATGTACGTCGCGGTCGTCGTCGTGACGTTCGCGCTGTTCCGCACGACGTGGGGCCTGCGGCTGCGCGCCCTCGGCGAGCACCCGCTCGCGGCCGACACCGTGGGCATCCGCGTGAACCGCTGGCGCTTCTGGAACGTCACGCTCGCCGGCGCGATCGTCGGCATCGGCGGCGCGTACTTCACGCTCGACTCGAACGGCTCGTTCCAGCGCGACATGACGAGCGGCCTCGGCTTCATCGCCCTCGCCGCCGTGATCTTCGGCCAGTGGCACCCGGTGAAGGCGACGCTCGCGGCGCTCCTGTTCGGCTTCGCGCAGGCGCTGCAGAACGTGCTGCAGTCGATCGGCTCGGGCGTGCCGAACGAGTTCATGCTCATGCTCCCGTACGTCATCACGATCCTCGCGGTCGCCGGCTTCATCGGGCAGTCGAGGGCGCCGGCGGCGAGCGGCAAGCCGTACCTGAAGTCATGA
- a CDS encoding nucleoside hydrolase, which translates to MLLAAGSGEVELVAVTTVAGNQTLEKVTRNALAVGTIAGLAGVPFAAGAERPLVREQVVAPEYHGESGLDGPELPEPTIALDARHAVDLIVETVMASEPGELTLVATGALTNLALAVRREPRITARVREVAWMGGAAAGGNHSPVAEYNAAIDPEAARIVLDAGWPVVMVGLDLTHQALADQAVLDAIAAVPGRPASFTLELLDFFRGTYREQGFAWPPVHDACAVAYVVDPGCMTVRPAPIDVELHGELTTGQTVVDLRHPAPAGCTTSVALALDAPRMWAHVVDALARLA; encoded by the coding sequence ATGCTGCTCGCCGCCGGGTCTGGCGAGGTCGAGCTCGTCGCGGTGACGACCGTCGCCGGCAACCAGACGCTCGAGAAGGTGACGCGCAACGCGCTCGCCGTCGGCACGATCGCGGGCCTCGCGGGCGTGCCGTTCGCAGCGGGTGCCGAGCGGCCGCTCGTGCGCGAGCAGGTCGTGGCGCCGGAGTACCACGGCGAGTCCGGGCTCGACGGCCCGGAGCTGCCCGAGCCGACGATCGCGCTCGACGCGCGACACGCGGTCGACCTCATCGTGGAGACGGTGATGGCGTCGGAGCCGGGCGAGCTCACGCTCGTCGCGACCGGCGCGCTCACGAACCTCGCCCTCGCGGTGCGCCGCGAGCCGCGCATCACGGCCCGGGTGCGCGAGGTGGCGTGGATGGGTGGCGCGGCGGCGGGCGGCAACCACTCGCCGGTCGCGGAGTACAACGCGGCGATCGACCCGGAGGCGGCGCGCATCGTGCTCGACGCCGGGTGGCCCGTCGTCATGGTCGGGCTCGACCTCACGCACCAGGCGCTCGCCGACCAGGCGGTGCTCGACGCCATCGCCGCCGTGCCGGGTCGCCCGGCCTCCTTCACGCTCGAGCTGCTCGACTTCTTCCGCGGCACCTACCGCGAGCAGGGCTTCGCCTGGCCGCCCGTGCACGACGCGTGCGCCGTCGCCTACGTCGTCGACCCGGGATGCATGACGGTGCGCCCCGCGCCGATCGACGTCGAGCTGCACGGCGAGCTCACGACGGGGCAGACGGTCGTCGACCTGCGGCATCCCGCGCCCGCAGGCTGCACGACGTCGGTCGCGCTCGCGCTCGACGCCCCGCGCATGTGGGCGCACGTGGTCGACGCCCTCGCGCGCCTGGCGTGA
- a CDS encoding PTS sugar transporter subunit IIA, whose protein sequence is MTAALIAEATFSPGVAAASWEDAVRAAGRDLVHARAVGPAYVDEMVQLIDDGGPWCVVAPGVALPHARPSALVRRPAAAIVTLLEPVAFGHPHNDPVRVVVALASMTQSDHIRTLADLAVRLDRAGVVDAVAAATTRAEAIDAIEGRAS, encoded by the coding sequence ATGACCGCAGCTCTCATCGCCGAGGCGACCTTCTCGCCCGGCGTCGCCGCCGCGTCGTGGGAGGACGCGGTGCGCGCTGCCGGCCGCGACCTCGTGCACGCGCGCGCCGTCGGCCCCGCGTACGTCGACGAGATGGTGCAGCTCATCGACGACGGCGGGCCGTGGTGCGTCGTCGCCCCCGGCGTCGCGCTGCCCCATGCGCGCCCGAGCGCGCTCGTGCGCCGCCCCGCCGCGGCGATCGTGACGCTGCTCGAGCCCGTGGCCTTCGGACATCCCCACAACGACCCCGTGCGCGTCGTCGTCGCGCTCGCGTCGATGACGCAGTCCGACCACATCCGCACGCTCGCCGACCTCGCGGTGCGCCTCGACCGCGCCGGCGTCGTCGACGCCGTGGCCGCCGCGACGACGCGGGCGGAGGCGATCGACGCGATCGAGGGACGCGCCTCGTGA